Proteins from a single region of Paenibacillus sp. BIHB 4019:
- the yfkAB gene encoding radical SAM/CxCxxxxC motif protein YfkAB, with amino-acid sequence MSGSLKALPQLTPVNDPWDPIRSIQKFGKHQLTSVEMTISNLCNMRCEHCAVGDTLVMSEPAKLPLKDMLKRLDEVEHLQTISITGGEPSYSAKTVKEYMLPLLQYARDRGVRSQINSNVTLPFSRYEAIIPYLDVMHISFNYTNADDFHQVGFAKAGHHVSYEASVKLYERMIENARLLSKAGVLVSAESMINFRTHDKIDEIHRLIVEMGCERHEVHPMYPSSFAKDLPVITRLQMRQAIERLLDNRDPSVWMLFGTLPFYQCSNHAEERALLSRLAAEPNVTVRNDPDGRNRLNVNLFTGEVFVTDFSDVPSFGNIASSKLDDLFTKWLDHPLAQDVNCYCPVASCCGPNLLVKDMYYKEVDFHQRTARFD; translated from the coding sequence ATGAGTGGCAGCCTCAAGGCTTTGCCGCAGCTAACCCCAGTTAACGACCCATGGGATCCTATTCGTTCAATCCAGAAGTTCGGCAAGCACCAATTGACGAGCGTGGAAATGACGATTTCAAACTTATGCAATATGCGCTGCGAGCATTGCGCGGTTGGCGATACGCTAGTTATGTCGGAGCCGGCCAAATTGCCTTTAAAGGATATGCTCAAACGATTGGATGAAGTTGAACATTTGCAGACGATAAGCATTACTGGCGGAGAGCCTTCCTATTCGGCTAAAACGGTCAAAGAATATATGCTGCCGCTGCTTCAATATGCCAGAGATCGTGGTGTTCGCTCCCAAATCAACTCTAATGTAACTTTACCATTCAGTCGCTACGAGGCGATTATTCCCTATTTGGATGTCATGCACATTTCATTTAACTATACGAATGCGGATGATTTTCACCAAGTAGGCTTTGCTAAAGCGGGTCATCATGTTTCCTACGAAGCATCGGTTAAGCTGTATGAACGAATGATTGAGAATGCACGTCTTTTAAGCAAAGCAGGCGTATTAGTATCTGCAGAGTCCATGATTAATTTCCGCACACATGATAAAATCGATGAAATTCACCGGCTCATTGTAGAAATGGGTTGCGAGCGACATGAAGTGCATCCTATGTATCCAAGTTCATTTGCTAAAGATTTGCCGGTCATCACTCGTTTGCAAATGCGACAAGCAATTGAGCGGTTATTGGATAACCGTGATCCATCAGTTTGGATGTTGTTTGGAACGCTGCCTTTTTATCAATGCAGCAATCATGCAGAGGAACGTGCGCTGCTTAGCCGTCTGGCCGCGGAGCCAAATGTCACAGTACGCAATGACCCAGATGGACGGAACCGTCTAAACGTCAATTTATTTACGGGAGAAGTATTCGTTACCGACTTTTCAGATGTTCCATCATTTGGAAATATCGCAAGCTCTAAGCTAGATGACTTGTTCACAAAATGGCTGGATCATCCGTTAGCGCAAGACGTAAACTGCTATTGCCCTGTTGCCTCTTGCTGTGGCCCCAACTTACTGGTAAAAGACATGTACTACAAAGAAGTAGATTTCCACCAACGCACAGCCCGCTTCGATTAA
- a CDS encoding HD-GYP domain-containing protein: MRLMPITKTQPGMRLAKKIFSHDGLVLLGENVELTSRLITRLKQCGIQYIYILDPKTDDIMMPEIIREETLLVALKEIRTNFRDMMDRPKRKKGVTYPYIGQTFKQMMNLIIDDLSAHKDAMIMLMNMGTVDHYLYQHSLNVCVYTTILGIAYNYSHEELMTLGMGALLHDIGKTQIPIDVLQKPGALTPDEFIMMKNHARFGFELLKDEPNLPLIVAHCAYQHHERLDGSGYPRGIKGNEIHEYAKWIGLVDSYDAMTTNRIYRAPMLPHHAIELLYAGTGTLYEQHMVQLFRDKVAIYPIGITVKINTGESGVVVDFNHAYPHRPIIRILSNEVGEDLAVPYEIDMSKQLSIMIISVNDEQNDLPVLSAKNG; the protein is encoded by the coding sequence ATGCGTTTGATGCCTATAACAAAGACTCAGCCCGGCATGCGATTGGCCAAAAAGATTTTCTCACATGATGGTTTAGTGCTGTTAGGAGAAAATGTTGAGCTGACCAGTCGGCTTATTACCCGGCTCAAACAATGTGGAATACAGTATATATATATTCTTGATCCGAAAACCGATGATATTATGATGCCAGAAATCATTCGCGAGGAAACGCTGCTAGTTGCCTTAAAGGAAATCCGTACAAATTTTCGTGATATGATGGATCGACCAAAGCGTAAAAAAGGCGTTACGTATCCGTATATTGGCCAAACCTTCAAACAAATGATGAATTTGATTATTGATGATTTGTCCGCTCATAAGGATGCGATGATTATGCTGATGAATATGGGAACGGTAGATCATTATTTATATCAGCATTCTTTAAATGTGTGCGTCTACACGACCATTCTTGGCATAGCCTACAATTATTCACATGAAGAACTAATGACTCTCGGTATGGGGGCGCTGCTTCATGATATTGGAAAAACACAAATTCCAATTGATGTCCTTCAAAAGCCAGGAGCGTTAACTCCCGATGAATTCATCATGATGAAAAATCACGCTCGTTTTGGCTTTGAGCTATTAAAGGATGAGCCCAATCTGCCGCTAATTGTGGCTCATTGTGCCTATCAGCATCATGAACGGCTGGATGGCAGCGGATATCCAAGAGGAATTAAAGGCAATGAAATCCATGAGTATGCAAAGTGGATCGGGTTAGTTGATTCATATGACGCTATGACGACTAATCGGATTTACCGCGCCCCGATGCTACCGCATCATGCTATTGAGCTTCTGTATGCAGGAACTGGAACCTTATACGAACAGCATATGGTACAATTATTCCGAGATAAGGTAGCCATTTATCCTATTGGTATCACAGTGAAAATCAATACAGGGGAATCAGGTGTTGTAGTGGATTTTAATCATGCCTATCCACATCGACCGATTATTCGTATATTAAGCAACGAGGTTGGGGAAGATCTCGCTGTTCCCTATGAAATCGACATGTCCAAGCAGCTAAGCATAATGATTATAAGCGTAAATGATGAACAAAATGATTTGCCTGTACTATCAGCTAAAAATGGGTAA
- a CDS encoding bifunctional UDP-sugar hydrolase/5'-nucleotidase yields MDSKPRLEQNIVILHTNDIHSRLENAARIASYIADQRRVHGKDNLLVLDIGDHMDRMRSETEGSDGMVNVALLNEAGYDAVTIGNNEGLTYSKERLAELYGKHAEFAVLGANMLDAATNKQPLWLLPHIIVNKGHIKIGLIGVTANFTDFYVLLGWNATDPFEAIQKQVEQLREEVDLIIVLSHLGLANDERIAQELTGVDLVLGAHTHHLLEEALQVKQTSICAAGKFGEHIGRVEISLGTAAAKPQIKAACVPTAAFEEQPEAEAIIAKYKEEGLARLNRTVARIDEPLSTAIARESPLANLLAAGLKRHTAAEIAIVNTGQLLGGLQQGEVTAGQLHALCPSPINPCKMQLTGRHIKEALEQSLLPEYMDKRIKGYGFRGEVLGTLAVDGLQIIFDSERPPLDRIVKILVNGQTLMEDKWYNVASIDMFTFHIGYLSLGQGVNIDYFLPEFIRDVLAEALKEQANIVDCKLPRWNNIASTI; encoded by the coding sequence ATGGATTCCAAACCACGATTAGAGCAAAATATTGTTATTTTACACACCAATGATATTCATAGTCGCTTGGAAAATGCTGCACGAATTGCTTCCTATATAGCTGATCAACGTCGCGTTCACGGTAAGGACAACTTGTTAGTCCTCGATATCGGCGACCATATGGACAGAATGAGAAGTGAAACAGAAGGCAGTGACGGCATGGTGAATGTTGCACTGCTTAATGAAGCAGGTTATGATGCGGTAACTATTGGGAATAATGAAGGGCTAACGTATTCCAAGGAAAGACTGGCCGAATTATATGGCAAACATGCTGAATTTGCCGTTTTAGGGGCGAATATGTTGGATGCGGCAACGAACAAGCAACCGCTGTGGCTGCTGCCTCATATTATTGTAAATAAAGGCCATATAAAAATTGGTTTAATTGGTGTTACGGCAAATTTTACGGATTTTTATGTTTTGCTCGGTTGGAATGCGACGGACCCTTTCGAAGCAATTCAAAAGCAAGTGGAGCAATTGCGTGAAGAAGTGGATTTAATCATCGTGTTGTCCCATCTAGGACTGGCGAATGATGAGCGGATAGCGCAAGAATTGACAGGTGTTGACTTGGTATTAGGTGCTCATACCCATCATTTGCTTGAGGAAGCACTGCAAGTAAAACAAACTTCGATTTGTGCAGCTGGGAAATTTGGCGAGCATATTGGGCGTGTGGAAATTTCGCTGGGGACTGCTGCTGCTAAACCGCAAATAAAGGCGGCTTGTGTACCGACTGCTGCTTTTGAAGAACAACCGGAAGCTGAAGCTATTATTGCAAAATATAAAGAAGAAGGGCTCGCACGACTCAATCGTACAGTCGCGCGTATTGATGAGCCTCTTTCGACGGCTATTGCGCGCGAGTCGCCGCTCGCCAATTTGCTTGCAGCAGGTCTAAAGAGGCATACTGCAGCAGAAATCGCGATTGTAAATACCGGACAACTGCTAGGCGGCTTGCAGCAGGGAGAAGTGACCGCTGGACAGCTGCATGCGTTATGCCCGTCTCCAATAAACCCTTGCAAAATGCAGCTTACTGGCAGGCATATTAAGGAGGCTCTTGAGCAATCCCTTCTGCCGGAGTATATGGATAAGCGAATTAAAGGTTATGGGTTTCGCGGTGAAGTATTAGGAACCCTTGCAGTAGACGGTCTCCAAATTATTTTTGATTCCGAACGGCCGCCGCTGGACCGAATCGTTAAGATATTGGTCAATGGACAAACTCTAATGGAAGATAAATGGTATAATGTAGCTTCCATTGACATGTTCACGTTCCATATCGGCTATTTGTCATTAGGACAAGGAGTCAATATAGATTATTTTTTGCCGGAATTTATTCGTGACGTATTGGCTGAAGCATTGAAAGAACAGGCAAATATTGTGGATTGCAAGCTGCCTAGGTGGAATAATATAGCATCAACGATATAA
- a CDS encoding molybdenum cofactor biosynthesis protein MoaE, translating into MITQWKIDLFAGLSERFGVRSLIIETAEQNMTVAELKKHLIASYPEQVDILSISFLACNHAYAQADSIVNATDELALLPPVSGGQAEHSNEDEQKSPLEQLYMLTNEKITTEEVLAKVIVPGHGASIAFVGTTREWTQGQRTIRLEYEAYEPMAVKMMKQIGDELEQQWPGTLCAITHRLGIVDIAETSVVIAISSPHRASCYDASRYAIERLKQIVPIWKKEIWEDGSEWKGHQLGPWNPDTPLANSPDEA; encoded by the coding sequence ATGATTACGCAATGGAAAATTGATTTATTTGCAGGTTTGTCAGAGCGCTTTGGTGTGCGTTCTCTTATTATAGAGACTGCTGAGCAAAATATGACGGTGGCAGAACTGAAGAAGCACTTGATCGCTTCCTATCCCGAACAAGTGGATATTTTAAGCATCTCATTTCTTGCCTGCAACCACGCTTACGCTCAAGCAGACAGCATCGTAAACGCCACTGATGAGCTTGCGCTTCTCCCCCCCGTTTCGGGAGGACAAGCTGAACACTCTAATGAAGATGAACAAAAATCTCCCCTAGAACAATTGTACATGCTAACTAATGAGAAAATTACGACAGAGGAGGTTTTAGCCAAAGTTATTGTTCCCGGGCATGGTGCTTCCATTGCTTTTGTCGGAACGACGCGAGAGTGGACGCAAGGGCAGCGTACCATTCGCTTGGAATATGAAGCTTATGAACCGATGGCTGTTAAAATGATGAAACAAATCGGTGATGAACTTGAACAGCAATGGCCAGGAACCTTGTGTGCCATTACACATCGGCTTGGCATTGTCGACATTGCAGAGACTAGTGTAGTCATTGCTATTTCTTCGCCGCATCGTGCTAGCTGTTATGACGCCAGCCGGTACGCGATCGAACGATTGAAGCAAATCGTTCCGATCTGGAAAAAGGAAATTTGGGAGGATGGTTCAGAATGGAAAGGCCATCAGCTTGGCCCTTGGAATCCTGATACACCGTTAGCAAACTCTCCAGATGAAGCCTAA
- a CDS encoding HD-GYP domain-containing protein, which yields MKVHVTDLKTGDRLLKDTFNGYGLHVLSKGTLLENKEISKLLQHQIDYVEVESVPIVNLPDRTLEQTVSPKWLPSVQPDYDNAIQGFHNLFAKASEDQTIDEQEVEDAFQPLIKHLNMERDVVSMLLLLNTKDDYTYQHSVQVGMLAYYLATWLGYSVKKSVQIGKAGFLHDIGKSQIPETILNKPGKLTKEEFDEIKNHTIYGYDIIKKSFDERYIALSALEHHERNDGSGYPKGLNGDQIEPVSKLISVVDIYSAMISERVYQKKRDLFYVLKELYKLSFRELDPHIAHTFIKHMIPNFIGKKAYLETGETGIIVMTHPTEFFRPLLQINHEFIDLTVERHLKIKEIFV from the coding sequence ATGAAGGTTCACGTAACTGATTTAAAAACGGGAGACCGTTTATTAAAAGATACCTTTAATGGATACGGTCTGCATGTGCTTTCTAAAGGCACCTTGCTGGAAAATAAAGAAATATCAAAGCTGCTTCAACATCAAATCGATTATGTTGAAGTTGAATCTGTCCCTATTGTTAATTTACCGGATCGCACATTGGAGCAAACCGTTAGTCCCAAGTGGCTTCCTTCTGTACAACCGGATTATGATAATGCGATTCAAGGCTTTCATAATCTTTTTGCCAAAGCAAGCGAGGACCAGACCATTGATGAGCAAGAAGTCGAGGATGCCTTCCAGCCGCTGATTAAGCATCTTAACATGGAGCGAGACGTCGTATCTATGCTGCTGCTGCTTAACACGAAAGACGACTACACGTACCAACACTCCGTACAAGTGGGCATGCTGGCCTATTATCTGGCTACCTGGCTCGGCTACTCCGTAAAAAAATCAGTGCAAATTGGTAAAGCCGGATTCCTTCATGATATCGGAAAAAGTCAAATTCCTGAAACCATTCTTAACAAGCCCGGCAAGCTTACAAAGGAAGAGTTCGATGAAATCAAAAACCATACGATATACGGCTATGACATTATAAAAAAATCCTTTGATGAACGCTACATTGCCTTAAGTGCGTTGGAGCATCATGAACGTAATGATGGCAGCGGTTATCCGAAAGGTCTTAATGGCGACCAAATCGAGCCTGTTTCTAAGCTTATTTCAGTTGTCGATATTTACAGCGCTATGATTTCCGAACGGGTTTATCAGAAAAAACGCGATTTATTTTATGTATTGAAGGAACTTTACAAGCTGAGCTTCAGAGAGCTGGATCCACATATTGCACATACATTCATAAAGCATATGATCCCCAACTTCATTGGTAAAAAAGCTTATTTGGAAACTGGTGAGACAGGTATTATTGTCATGACTCATCCAACCGAATTTTTCAGGCCGTTGCTGCAAATTAATCATGAATTTATAGATTTGACTGTTGAACGCCATCTCAAAATCAAAGAAATTTTCGTATAA
- the sufB gene encoding Fe-S cluster assembly protein SufB has protein sequence MAKTMPEMEEYKYGFRDEHKSIFQSGKGLTPEIVRTISEMKGEPEWMLDFRLKSLEQFNKMPMPNWGGNMDDLDFNDIQYYVKPSEKQGKTWEEVPAEIKETFDKLGIPEAEQKFLAGVSAQYESEVVYHSMQEDLEKQGVLFTDMDTALREHPEIVREYFSTIIPPNDNKFAALNSAVWSGGSFIYVPKGVKCEIPLQAYFRINSENMGQFERTLIVADEDSFVHYVEGCTAPVYSTNSLHSAVVEILVKKNARVRYTTIQNWAPNIFNLVTKRAVADENATMEWVDGNIGSKLTMKYPAVVLRGRGAKGMVLSIAVAGKNQHQDAGAKMIHLAPDTTSTIVSKSISKHGGKVTYRGLASFGRNSDGAKSNIKCDTLILDNESTSDTIPYNEIMNDNITLEHEATVSKVSEDQLFYLMSRGLSEAEATQMIVMGFIEPFTKELPMEYAVEMNRLIKFEMEGSIG, from the coding sequence ATGGCTAAAACAATGCCGGAAATGGAAGAATATAAGTATGGTTTCCGCGATGAGCATAAGTCGATTTTCCAATCAGGAAAAGGCTTGACGCCTGAAATCGTTCGCACTATTTCGGAAATGAAGGGCGAGCCGGAATGGATGCTCGATTTTCGTCTGAAATCACTGGAGCAGTTCAACAAAATGCCAATGCCAAATTGGGGCGGCAATATGGATGATCTGGATTTCAATGATATTCAGTATTATGTAAAACCTTCTGAGAAACAAGGCAAGACGTGGGAAGAGGTTCCTGCTGAAATTAAAGAAACGTTCGACAAGCTCGGTATTCCTGAAGCGGAACAAAAGTTTCTTGCTGGTGTATCTGCACAGTATGAATCCGAGGTTGTTTATCACAGCATGCAAGAGGATCTGGAAAAGCAAGGCGTATTGTTCACGGACATGGATACAGCGCTTCGTGAACATCCTGAAATCGTGCGTGAGTATTTCAGTACAATCATCCCACCGAATGATAATAAATTCGCTGCTTTGAATAGTGCGGTTTGGTCTGGTGGCAGCTTTATTTACGTACCAAAAGGCGTGAAATGCGAAATTCCGCTGCAAGCCTATTTCCGGATTAACTCCGAAAACATGGGACAATTTGAGCGTACGCTTATCGTTGCTGACGAAGATAGCTTCGTTCACTACGTTGAAGGCTGTACAGCTCCAGTTTACAGCACAAATTCGCTGCACAGCGCAGTTGTTGAAATCTTGGTTAAGAAAAATGCCCGCGTTCGTTATACGACGATTCAAAACTGGGCACCAAACATTTTCAACCTCGTTACAAAACGTGCAGTTGCGGATGAAAATGCGACAATGGAATGGGTAGATGGCAACATCGGCTCCAAATTGACGATGAAATATCCGGCTGTTGTGCTTCGTGGCCGCGGTGCGAAAGGTATGGTATTATCGATCGCAGTAGCCGGTAAAAACCAACACCAGGATGCAGGCGCGAAAATGATTCACCTTGCTCCAGATACGACGTCGACGATTGTTTCCAAGTCGATCAGTAAGCATGGCGGTAAAGTAACGTACCGCGGTCTTGCTTCATTCGGTCGTAATTCGGATGGCGCGAAATCTAACATTAAATGTGATACATTGATTTTGGATAATGAATCCACTTCGGATACAATTCCATACAATGAGATCATGAACGATAACATTACTTTGGAGCATGAAGCTACAGTATCCAAAGTTTCCGAGGACCAATTGTTCTATCTGATGAGCCGTGGCTTGTCGGAAGCGGAAGCAACACAAATGATCGTTATGGGCTTTATCGAGCCATTCACGAAAGAGCTGCCGATGGAATATGCGGTAGAAATGAACCGTCTTATCAAGTTTGAGATGGAAGGTTCTATCGGTTAA
- the sufU gene encoding Fe-S cluster assembly sulfur transfer protein SufU: MQLDDLYRRVIMDHYKNPRNHGTLEADAVTIKLNNPTCGDSIALQLQVENGLVTDAKFSGEGCSISLSSASMMTEVVKGKTFDQALELADKFSALMKGEPVEFEDYEDIEALSGVNKFPARIKCATLSWNALRKGIEQQHE; this comes from the coding sequence ATGCAATTGGATGATTTATACCGTAGAGTCATCATGGATCACTATAAAAATCCACGCAACCATGGAACATTGGAAGCCGATGCCGTCACGATTAAACTGAACAACCCGACCTGCGGCGACAGCATTGCGCTCCAGCTACAAGTGGAGAACGGTCTAGTCACGGACGCGAAGTTTAGTGGAGAAGGCTGCTCGATCAGCTTGAGCTCCGCCTCCATGATGACGGAAGTCGTTAAAGGCAAAACATTCGATCAGGCACTGGAGCTAGCGGATAAATTTTCTGCGCTAATGAAAGGCGAACCAGTCGAATTTGAAGATTATGAGGACATTGAGGCGCTGTCTGGTGTTAACAAGTTTCCAGCCCGCATCAAATGTGCCACCCTTTCGTGGAACGCTTTGCGCAAAGGTATCGAACAACAGCACGAGTAA
- a CDS encoding cysteine desulfurase — protein sequence MNIAAIREQFPILHQEINGHPLVYLDSAASSQKPRSVIDAINRYYEKDHSNVHRGVHTLGSRATDAYEGAREKVASFLNAALPEEIIFTRGTTTALNLVASSYARNACKPGDEIVITQMEHHSNLIPWQQVAKATGATLKYIPLQPDGSFTLADAELTITANTKVVAMTYVSNVLGIVNPIKEVAAIAHRNGAVMVVDGAQSTPHMRVDVRDLDCDFYAFSGHKMCGPTGIGALYGKKALLSKMEPIEFGGEMIDYVDLYESTWKDIPYRFEGGTPIIANAVGLGAAIDFLQEVGMDEIDKHQRQLAAYAYDRLSELEGVSIYGPKADRAGLVTFNLGDVHPHDVATVLDSEGIAVRAGHHCCQPLMRFLNVSSTARASFYLYNTEQDVDQLIAGLLKTKEFFGHAIG from the coding sequence ATGAATATAGCAGCAATTCGGGAGCAGTTCCCGATTCTGCATCAAGAGATAAACGGGCATCCGCTCGTTTATCTGGACAGCGCGGCATCTTCCCAGAAGCCGCGCTCCGTCATTGATGCGATTAATCGCTATTACGAGAAGGACCACTCCAATGTGCATAGAGGCGTTCATACGCTTGGTTCGCGGGCGACTGACGCTTATGAGGGCGCAAGGGAGAAAGTGGCTTCTTTTCTGAATGCGGCACTGCCCGAAGAAATTATTTTTACGCGGGGTACGACAACCGCGCTGAATTTGGTTGCTTCAAGTTATGCCAGAAATGCATGTAAACCTGGCGATGAAATCGTTATTACGCAAATGGAGCATCACAGCAATCTCATCCCGTGGCAGCAAGTTGCGAAAGCAACTGGCGCAACGCTGAAATATATTCCGCTTCAGCCCGATGGTTCATTCACGCTAGCCGATGCTGAGCTGACGATTACAGCGAATACGAAGGTCGTTGCGATGACTTATGTATCGAATGTACTGGGCATCGTCAACCCCATTAAGGAAGTTGCGGCTATTGCACATCGCAATGGCGCCGTAATGGTCGTCGATGGCGCGCAAAGCACGCCGCATATGCGTGTTGACGTTCGTGATTTGGATTGTGATTTCTATGCTTTCTCGGGCCATAAAATGTGCGGCCCGACGGGAATTGGCGCCTTATATGGCAAGAAGGCGCTGCTCTCGAAGATGGAGCCGATTGAGTTCGGCGGAGAAATGATCGATTATGTTGACTTGTATGAGTCAACATGGAAGGACATTCCGTACCGCTTCGAAGGCGGGACGCCGATTATTGCGAACGCCGTAGGGCTGGGCGCAGCAATCGATTTTCTGCAAGAGGTTGGCATGGATGAGATTGACAAGCACCAGCGCCAACTGGCGGCATATGCTTATGACCGCTTGTCAGAGCTTGAAGGGGTCTCGATTTATGGCCCTAAGGCAGATCGTGCGGGCCTCGTTACGTTCAATCTGGGCGATGTGCATCCACATGATGTGGCGACAGTTCTTGATTCGGAGGGCATTGCCGTTCGAGCTGGTCATCATTGCTGCCAGCCGCTTATGCGTTTTCTGAACGTTTCTTCGACAGCAAGAGCAAGCTTTTATTTATATAATACCGAGCAGGACGTTGATCAGCTTATAGCTGGACTGCTCAAAACAAAGGAGTTCTTCGGTCATGCAATTGGATGA